In Canis lupus baileyi chromosome X, mCanLup2.hap1, whole genome shotgun sequence, one DNA window encodes the following:
- the AVPR2 gene encoding vasopressin V2 receptor: MLLASTTSAVPRTLSPPTPAGNGSRELLDTRDPLLVQAELALLSTVFVAVALSNGLVLGALARRVRRGRWAPMHVFIGHLCLADLAVALFQVLPQLAWDATDRFRGPDALCRAVKYLQMVGMYASSYMILAMTLDRHRAICRPMLAYRHGGGARWNRPVLVAWAFSLILSLPQLFIFAQRDVGNGSGVLDCWAHFAEPWGLRAYVTWIALMVFVAPALGIAACQVLIFREIHSSLVPGPAERAGGCRGGHRTGSPSEGARVSAAMAKTVRMTLVIVIVYVLCWAPFFLVQLWAAWDPQAPLEGAPFVLLMLLASLNSCTNPWIYAFFSSSVSSELRSLFCWARSRAPPSLGPQEESCATASSFLAKDTSS; the protein is encoded by the exons ATGCTCCTGGCATCCACCACCTCGG CTGTGCCCCGGACCCTCTCTCCACCTACTCCAGCTGGCAACGGCAGCAGGGAGCTGCTGGACACCCGGGACCCGCTGCTTGTCCAGGCCGAGCTAGCCCTGCTCTCCACGGTCTTCGTGGCTGTGGCCCTGAGCAACGGCCTGGTGCTGGGGGCCCTGGCGCGCCGGGTCCGGCGGGGTCGCTGGGCACCCATGCACGTCTTCATTGGCCACTTGTGCCTGGCCGACCTGGCTGTGGCTCTGTTCCAAGTACTGCCCCAGCTGGCGTGGGATGCCACGGACCGCTTCCGTGGGCCTGATGCCCTGTGCCGGGCAGTCAAGTACCTGCAGATGGTGGGCATGTATGCCTCCTCCTACATGATCCTGGCCATGACGCTGGACCGCCACCGCGCCATCTGCCGCCCCATGCTGGCATACCGCCACGGAGGTGGAGCTCGCTGGAACCGGCCGGTGCTGGTGGCCTGGGCCTTCTCGCTCATTCTCAGCCTGCCCCAGCTCTTCATCTTTGCCCAGCGTGACGTGGGAAATGGCAGTGGGGTCCTTGACTGCTGGGCCCACTTCGCTGAGCCCTGGGGCCTCCGAGCCTATGTCACCTGGATCGCCCTAATGGTCTTTGTGGCACCTGCCCTGGGCATCGCGGCCTGCCAGGTGCTCATCTTCCGGGAGATTCACTCCAGCCTGGTGCCGGGGCCAGCAGAGAGGGCTGGGGGGTGCCGTGGAGGGCACCGGACCGGCAGCCCCAGCGAGGGGGCCCGGGTGTCCGCAGCCATGGCCAAGACGGTGAGGATGACGCTGGTCATTGTGATCGTCTACGTGTTGTGCTGGGCGCCCTTCTTCCTCGTGCAGCTGTGGGCAGCGTGGGACCCGCAGGCGCCCCTGGAAG GGGCCCCCTTCGTGCTGCTTATGTTGCTGGCCAGCCTCAACAGCTGCACCAACCCCTGGATCTACGCCTTCTTCAGCAGCAGCGTCTCCTCCGAGCTGCGCAGCCTGTTCTGCTGGGCCCGGAGTCGGGCCCCACCCAGCCTGGGGCCCCAAGAGGAGTCCTGCGCCACGGCCAGCTCCTTCCTGGCCAAGGACACTTCCTCCTGA